A portion of the Kribbella jejuensis genome contains these proteins:
- a CDS encoding SigE family RNA polymerase sigma factor, which produces MRGGDREAEFREYLIADRTRLMRTALLLTAGDVHTAEDLVQTACTRVYVHWHRIKHEGAGPYAHRILVNAFLDERRRAGRHPEVVTADTLEPRLTDVPDQADTLAVRDALLDLAPRQRAVLVLRYFQDLDVASCARILECTEGTVKSQTAKALKRLKELMTEETGSS; this is translated from the coding sequence ATGCGAGGGGGTGACCGTGAGGCCGAGTTCCGCGAGTACCTGATCGCGGACCGCACCAGGCTGATGCGAACGGCGTTGCTGCTCACCGCGGGCGATGTGCACACCGCCGAAGATCTGGTCCAGACCGCCTGCACGCGGGTGTACGTGCACTGGCACCGGATCAAGCACGAAGGCGCCGGTCCGTATGCGCACCGCATTCTGGTCAACGCCTTCCTGGACGAGCGCCGCCGGGCCGGCCGCCACCCCGAGGTGGTGACCGCCGACACGCTCGAGCCGCGGCTGACCGACGTACCGGACCAGGCGGACACGCTGGCGGTCCGGGACGCCTTGCTGGACCTCGCACCCCGGCAGCGAGCGGTGCTGGTACTGCGGTACTTCCAGGATCTCGACGTCGCGAGCTGCGCGCGGATCCTGGAGTGCACCGAGGGAACGGTGAAGAGCCAGACGGCGAAGGCGCTCAAACGCCTCAAGGAACTGATGACGGAAGAGACGGGGAGTAGCTGA
- the ggt gene encoding gamma-glutamyltransferase, whose product MFVPVPEARVGEFVKKLVASLSAGTLVLTAFTATATATPQVAPAQVEPTPRQPVAIGYGGAVSSVDPDATNIGLGVLRRGGNAVDAAVATAAALGVTEPYSAGIGGGGYFVYYNAKHRKVYTIDGRETAPATMPSNAFIDLKTGTPYSFANAVTSGVSIGVPGTLATWDSALKQWGSLSLGKALKPAEHLAERGFVVDPTFRLQTLENKSRFAQVVPTAKLFLPNGDAPQVGSLFKNPELAATYRLIGRQGPSVFYHGQLSGEMAAVAKNPPKTPDATLPFYPGYLRTSDLAAYRAIDRAPTHVRYDGLSVYGMPPSSSGGITVGEALNILQPQHIRQMSTTQALHTYLEASALAFADRNAYIGDPAYVDVPQKELLSRGFGAERSCLINPEKAAIKPVPAGSPDGSYSPCAKDSAVEQRPDTEGRSTTHLVTADRWGNVVSYTLTIEQTGGSGITVPGRGFLLNNELTDFSFVPAPTDPNIVMGGKRPRSSMSPTIVLRGNKPFIALGSPGGSTIITTVLQTLTNRLDRGMTLPQAIAAPRASQRNTAAVTAEQSFIDQYGAALAPYGHTFTPAGAPGSSAAEIGAVAALEFLPGGAILAAAEPTRRGGGAAGVVRAR is encoded by the coding sequence GTGTTTGTCCCTGTCCCCGAAGCCCGTGTGGGGGAGTTCGTGAAGAAGCTGGTCGCATCTCTGTCCGCAGGAACCCTCGTTCTCACTGCCTTCACCGCAACAGCAACCGCCACCCCGCAGGTCGCGCCCGCGCAGGTCGAGCCCACGCCGCGGCAGCCGGTCGCGATCGGGTACGGCGGTGCCGTGTCCTCGGTGGACCCCGACGCCACGAACATCGGCCTCGGCGTACTCCGGCGTGGTGGTAATGCCGTCGACGCCGCCGTGGCGACGGCCGCCGCGCTCGGCGTGACCGAACCGTACTCGGCCGGCATCGGCGGTGGTGGGTACTTCGTCTACTACAACGCCAAGCACCGCAAGGTGTACACGATCGACGGCCGCGAGACCGCGCCCGCGACGATGCCGTCCAACGCGTTCATCGACCTGAAGACCGGCACGCCGTACTCGTTCGCGAATGCGGTGACGTCCGGTGTGTCGATCGGCGTACCGGGCACCCTCGCGACCTGGGACAGCGCGCTGAAGCAGTGGGGCTCGTTGTCGCTCGGTAAGGCGTTGAAGCCGGCCGAACATCTGGCCGAGCGTGGCTTCGTCGTCGACCCGACGTTCCGCCTGCAGACGCTCGAGAACAAGAGCCGGTTCGCGCAGGTCGTGCCGACCGCCAAGCTGTTCCTGCCGAACGGCGACGCGCCGCAGGTGGGCTCGCTGTTCAAGAACCCCGAGCTCGCTGCGACGTACCGGCTCATCGGCCGGCAGGGCCCGTCGGTGTTCTACCACGGTCAGCTCTCGGGTGAGATGGCTGCCGTCGCGAAGAACCCGCCGAAGACCCCGGACGCGACGTTGCCGTTCTACCCCGGTTACCTGCGGACCAGCGACCTGGCGGCGTACCGGGCGATCGACCGCGCACCGACCCATGTCCGGTACGACGGTCTCAGCGTGTACGGCATGCCGCCGTCGTCGTCCGGCGGGATCACCGTCGGCGAGGCGCTCAACATCCTCCAGCCGCAGCACATCCGGCAGATGTCCACCACGCAGGCGCTGCACACCTACCTCGAGGCGTCCGCGCTGGCGTTCGCCGATCGTAACGCGTACATCGGCGACCCGGCCTACGTCGACGTTCCGCAGAAGGAGCTGTTGTCGCGCGGGTTCGGCGCAGAGCGGTCCTGCCTGATCAACCCGGAGAAGGCCGCGATCAAGCCTGTGCCCGCCGGATCGCCCGACGGCTCGTACTCGCCGTGTGCCAAGGACAGTGCCGTCGAGCAGCGCCCGGACACCGAGGGCCGGTCGACGACGCACCTGGTCACGGCCGACCGGTGGGGCAACGTCGTCTCGTACACGCTGACCATCGAGCAGACCGGCGGGAGCGGGATCACCGTGCCGGGCCGTGGATTCCTGCTCAACAACGAGCTGACCGACTTCTCGTTCGTGCCCGCTCCGACCGATCCGAACATCGTGATGGGCGGCAAGCGGCCGCGGTCCTCGATGTCGCCGACGATCGTGCTGCGCGGCAACAAGCCGTTCATCGCGCTCGGTTCGCCGGGTGGTTCGACGATCATCACGACCGTCCTGCAGACGCTGACGAACCGGCTCGACCGTGGCATGACGCTGCCGCAGGCGATCGCGGCACCACGGGCGTCGCAGCGCAACACCGCGGCGGTGACTGCGGAGCAGTCGTTCATCGACCAGTACGGCGCTGCGCTGGCGCCGTACGGCCACACGTTCACGCCGGCCGGTGCGCCGGGCAGTTCGGCGGCCGAGATCGGTGCGGTCGCGGCGCTCGAATTCCTGCCCGGTGGTGCGATTCTGGCGGCGGCCGAACCGACGCGGCGTGGTGGGGGAGCGGCCGGAGTGGTCAGAGCGAGGTGA
- a CDS encoding N-acyl-D-amino-acid deacylase family protein, protein MLRAVTGGLVVDGTGSAPRPGTVLVERGRISAVLPSTEPVSGAEVIDATGNIVAPGFIDLHSHADFSLGSSPAAESQLAQGVTTLVAGNCGWSPFPVTDLEALKAGTAFLGAQHEWSWTDAAGFAATVEPAVNLALQVGHCTLRIAAMGSARRAPSADELRLMQDLLRSAADQGAVGFSTGLIYAPGAYASPDEVAALVATAAECGLLYSTHIRNEGAGLLDALDEAIAAARPGGARLEISHLKAVGKSNHGLVTAALERLDAVTDLDLGWDAYPYTATSTTLTTRLPTWALADWPTVVEGQSDAHRGAPAAGRPDAERSAPAGDQPGREGAAPAVRPTRSGLLDRLADPAERRRIADALRADVLLSPETVVIASLPPGRYEDCRGLSLAEIAQRDGVDAAEIVLRILESHEAAVSVVNHAMREEDVTTVLEHPRTAIASDGWIMDATGPGHPHPRNFGTFPRVLGHYARDRGIFTLAEAIRRMTSLPASRLGWSDRGVIKPGAIADLVVLDPHHIADKSTYDDPWQLSIGVHHVLVAGEPALTAGVPTGRRAGRVIA, encoded by the coding sequence ATGCTGCGCGCAGTGACCGGCGGCCTCGTCGTCGACGGGACCGGGAGCGCGCCGCGGCCCGGGACGGTACTGGTCGAACGTGGCCGGATCAGCGCCGTGCTGCCGTCCACCGAGCCGGTGTCCGGTGCCGAGGTAATCGATGCTACGGGCAACATTGTGGCACCGGGATTCATCGACCTGCACTCCCACGCGGATTTCAGTCTCGGCTCGAGCCCGGCCGCCGAATCGCAGCTCGCACAGGGCGTCACCACGCTGGTCGCCGGGAACTGCGGGTGGTCGCCGTTCCCGGTCACCGATCTGGAGGCACTGAAAGCCGGTACGGCGTTCCTCGGTGCGCAGCACGAGTGGTCGTGGACCGATGCGGCCGGATTCGCTGCCACGGTGGAACCGGCCGTGAACCTGGCGCTGCAGGTCGGTCATTGCACGCTGAGGATCGCCGCGATGGGCAGTGCTCGACGGGCGCCGTCGGCCGACGAGTTGCGGTTGATGCAGGACCTGCTGCGGTCGGCCGCCGACCAGGGTGCGGTCGGTTTCTCCACCGGTTTGATCTACGCGCCCGGTGCCTACGCGTCTCCGGACGAGGTTGCGGCGTTGGTCGCCACCGCCGCCGAGTGCGGCCTGCTGTACTCGACCCACATCCGCAACGAAGGCGCCGGCTTGCTGGACGCGCTCGACGAGGCGATCGCGGCGGCCCGGCCCGGCGGCGCCCGCCTGGAAATCTCCCACCTGAAAGCCGTCGGCAAGTCCAACCACGGGCTCGTCACTGCAGCTCTGGAACGCCTGGACGCAGTCACCGACCTGGACCTCGGCTGGGACGCTTACCCCTACACCGCCACCAGCACCACCTTGACCACCCGCCTCCCGACCTGGGCGCTAGCCGACTGGCCGACGGTCGTGGAGGGCCAATCCGACGCCCACCGCGGGGCACCGGCCGCTGGGCGGCCCGACGCTGAGCGCTCGGCGCCTGCAGGTGACCAACCCGGCCGCGAAGGCGCAGCACCGGCCGTTAGGCCCACCCGCTCGGGGTTGCTCGATCGTCTTGCCGACCCCGCGGAGCGGCGGCGGATTGCCGACGCACTGCGGGCCGACGTACTGCTTTCGCCGGAGACCGTGGTGATCGCCTCACTCCCGCCCGGGCGGTACGAAGACTGCCGGGGCCTCAGCCTGGCCGAGATCGCTCAGCGAGACGGGGTGGATGCTGCGGAGATCGTGCTGCGCATCCTCGAGTCGCACGAAGCCGCGGTCAGCGTGGTGAACCACGCCATGCGCGAGGAGGACGTGACGACAGTGCTCGAGCATCCGCGAACGGCGATCGCCAGTGACGGCTGGATCATGGATGCGACCGGTCCCGGGCACCCGCATCCACGTAACTTCGGCACCTTCCCGCGAGTACTCGGCCACTACGCGCGCGACCGCGGCATCTTCACCCTCGCCGAGGCGATCCGCCGGATGACGTCGCTCCCGGCGTCCCGCCTCGGCTGGTCCGATCGCGGCGTGATCAAACCCGGCGCGATCGCGGACCTCGTCGTCCTCGACCCACACCACATCGCCGACAAGTCCACGTACGACGACCCATGGCAACTCTCCATCGGCGTCCACCACGTCCTGGTAGCCGGCGAACCCGCCCTCACCGCCGGCGTACCCACCGGCCGCCGCGCCGGCCGCGTCATCGCTTGA
- a CDS encoding MBL fold metallo-hydrolase: MVDLQLTVLGCATPYPAADNPCSGYLVTSGAADRLAGFLTNGPRRSPIESAFEITELYDGQTATVGGVELTSRAVEHGLPAFGVRVEGAGRSLVYSGDTAPCAALSELADGCDVLLCEAGGDDPAHHTAEQAGDSAAGAGRLIVTHVARPIAPAEAAARAATRYDGPVEYAVPGATYRM; the protein is encoded by the coding sequence ATGGTTGACCTCCAGCTGACCGTCCTCGGGTGCGCGACGCCGTACCCGGCCGCTGACAATCCGTGCTCCGGCTATCTCGTGACCTCCGGAGCGGCGGACCGGCTCGCCGGGTTCCTGACGAACGGGCCGCGGCGCAGTCCGATCGAGTCCGCTTTCGAGATCACCGAGTTGTACGACGGGCAGACGGCGACGGTCGGCGGTGTCGAGCTGACGTCGCGGGCGGTGGAGCACGGGCTGCCGGCGTTCGGCGTACGAGTGGAAGGGGCGGGACGGTCACTGGTGTACTCGGGCGACACTGCACCCTGCGCGGCGTTGAGCGAGCTCGCGGACGGGTGCGACGTACTGCTGTGTGAGGCAGGCGGAGACGACCCTGCCCATCACACGGCTGAGCAGGCAGGCGACAGCGCGGCGGGAGCTGGGCGGTTGATCGTCACGCATGTCGCCCGGCCCATCGCCCCGGCGGAGGCTGCGGCGCGGGCCGCGACGCGGTACGACGGGCCGGTGGAGTACGCCGTGCCGGGGGCGACGTACCGGATGTGA
- a CDS encoding NUDIX hydrolase: MDRFRVVPAAYVVVRRGDEVLLLLRANTGYMDGYWAMPAGHVEQGESVVAAAVRELKEEVGIDVDPVDLVPVTAMHRTGGNGDPIDERVDFFFTTSKWSGEPRLMEPDKAAGLEWYSLDKLPNPLVPHEARVLAALADGSGLPAVIAQGFA, encoded by the coding sequence ATGGATCGGTTTCGGGTGGTGCCTGCGGCTTATGTGGTGGTTCGGCGGGGGGACGAGGTGTTGTTGTTGCTGCGGGCCAATACCGGCTACATGGATGGGTACTGGGCGATGCCGGCCGGGCACGTGGAGCAGGGTGAATCGGTGGTGGCGGCCGCCGTCCGGGAGTTGAAGGAGGAAGTCGGGATCGACGTCGACCCGGTGGATCTGGTGCCGGTGACGGCGATGCACCGGACCGGGGGAAACGGGGATCCGATCGACGAACGGGTGGACTTCTTCTTCACGACGTCGAAGTGGTCCGGTGAGCCGCGGTTGATGGAACCGGACAAGGCCGCCGGCCTCGAGTGGTACTCACTCGACAAGCTTCCGAACCCGCTGGTGCCCCATGAGGCACGAGTGCTAGCGGCCTTGGCCGACGGCAGCGGCCTTCCCGCGGTGATCGCCCAGGGTTTCGCCTGA
- a CDS encoding M20/M25/M40 family metallo-hydrolase, with protein MMIERLREYVRAETPTGDAAALNAFADRLAERYAELGATVRREQHPTGDHLIADFPGRADAPLLFLAHHDTVWPVGQLDGAMPWREADGIIHGPGVFDMKGGLVVLETALEQVAGHDHRPLRIVVVADEEIGSPSARELVTAEAKGVYAAVGFEPPHPNGDLKTSRWGSTRVRIEVTGREAHAALDPDSGVSAIDELVDQLIAVRRVVAAHDNVLCNVGTITGGGRTNVVPGSAAADIGFRFVDPQTEESVLDAIARLQPVREAQLDIKLLSNRPAWQPLPETDELLAKVAAAGRSVGQHIAGAPASGAADTNLTGWLGIPTLDGLGPVGKGAHAVHEQVIAATLAERAALVAAIITSL; from the coding sequence ATGATGATCGAACGACTCCGGGAGTACGTCCGCGCAGAGACCCCGACGGGTGACGCGGCCGCGCTGAACGCGTTCGCCGACCGGCTCGCGGAGCGGTACGCCGAACTCGGCGCGACCGTCCGGCGCGAGCAGCACCCGACCGGCGACCATCTGATCGCGGATTTCCCGGGCCGTGCGGACGCACCGCTGCTCTTCCTGGCCCATCACGACACCGTCTGGCCGGTCGGGCAGCTCGACGGCGCAATGCCGTGGCGGGAGGCGGACGGGATCATCCACGGACCGGGCGTCTTCGACATGAAGGGCGGTCTCGTCGTCCTGGAGACCGCGCTCGAGCAGGTCGCCGGCCACGATCACCGGCCGCTCCGGATCGTCGTCGTCGCGGACGAGGAGATCGGCTCGCCGTCGGCGCGCGAACTGGTGACCGCAGAGGCGAAGGGTGTGTACGCCGCCGTCGGATTCGAGCCGCCGCACCCGAACGGCGACCTGAAGACGTCACGTTGGGGCAGTACGCGGGTCCGCATCGAGGTCACCGGCCGCGAGGCGCACGCCGCGCTCGATCCGGACAGCGGCGTCTCCGCGATCGACGAGTTGGTCGACCAGTTGATCGCGGTCCGTCGCGTGGTCGCCGCGCACGACAACGTGCTGTGCAACGTCGGCACGATCACGGGCGGCGGGCGGACCAACGTCGTACCGGGGTCGGCAGCGGCCGACATCGGGTTCCGCTTCGTCGACCCACAGACCGAAGAATCAGTTCTGGACGCGATCGCGCGGCTGCAGCCGGTGCGCGAAGCCCAGCTCGACATCAAACTCTTGTCGAACCGCCCGGCCTGGCAGCCCTTGCCGGAAACGGACGAGTTGCTCGCGAAGGTCGCCGCCGCCGGGCGCTCCGTCGGTCAGCACATCGCCGGCGCGCCCGCCTCCGGAGCCGCCGACACGAACCTGACCGGATGGTTGGGGATCCCAACGCTGGACGGCCTGGGCCCCGTCGGCAAGGGCGCCCACGCCGTCCACGAACAAGTGATCGCGGCGACCCTGGCCGAACGCGCGGCCCTGGTCGCCGCCATCATCACCTCGCTCTGA
- a CDS encoding MurR/RpiR family transcriptional regulator, with translation MRDNRELTSPQERYDARLQRRSSTQLQRRVVEQERASIDEALDQILTDESIAQAAARIVAARRRFIIGSAKSFSYASLLAFDLGVGLSQVTLIDGTVVRGVDVLADVRSNDLMVAFSFRRYRRDTVDIAQRFVEAGGELVAITDFEDAPLAKIADQSIYVATGSASYVDSPTVVASVLHVLATLTTASAKGARRRLVERDRLNTELGLYVN, from the coding sequence ATGCGTGACAACCGCGAGCTCACCAGCCCCCAGGAGCGGTACGACGCCCGTCTGCAACGGCGGTCGTCGACGCAGTTGCAGCGCCGCGTCGTCGAGCAGGAACGTGCCTCGATCGACGAGGCGCTCGACCAGATCCTCACCGACGAGTCGATCGCGCAGGCCGCCGCCCGGATCGTCGCGGCCCGCCGGCGCTTCATCATCGGTTCCGCGAAGTCGTTCTCGTACGCGTCGCTGCTGGCGTTCGACCTCGGCGTCGGGCTGTCCCAGGTGACGCTGATCGACGGCACGGTCGTGCGCGGTGTGGATGTGCTGGCCGACGTCCGGTCGAACGATCTGATGGTCGCGTTCTCCTTCCGCCGGTACCGGCGCGACACCGTCGACATCGCGCAACGATTCGTCGAGGCCGGCGGGGAACTCGTCGCGATCACGGACTTCGAGGACGCACCGCTCGCGAAGATCGCCGACCAGAGCATCTACGTCGCGACCGGGAGCGCGTCGTACGTCGACTCGCCGACCGTCGTCGCGTCCGTACTGCACGTCCTCGCGACGCTGACCACCGCCAGCGCGAAAGGCGCCCGCCGGCGGCTGGTGGAGCGTGACCGGTTGAACACGGAACTGGGGTTGTATGTCAACTGA
- the miaA gene encoding tRNA (adenosine(37)-N6)-dimethylallyltransferase MiaA, whose product MPAPLVVAVVGPTAAGKSDLAVTLSQRLGGEVVNADAMQVYRGMDIGTAKITAAERNGVPHHLLDILDVTETATVAEFQELARTAIDDCLDRQVVPVLAGGSALYVRAILDDFVFPGTDPVVRARLEAELHAHGSGALHAQLRDKDPKAAEQILPSNGRRIVRALEVIEITGGPYVATLPEHHYVYEGAVQLGLDVPRPVLDERIDRRVDRMFDAGFVAEVRGLLDEGLMEGKTANRALGYSQVIALLNGEIDEAQARERTAQATRRFARRQDSWFRKDPRITWLPYDAPDLPDLAMEVIARGNRTRPAGVVEVTQGPGAVDARG is encoded by the coding sequence ATGCCTGCTCCACTCGTCGTCGCGGTCGTGGGCCCGACCGCGGCCGGGAAGTCCGACCTCGCCGTTACCCTGTCCCAGCGCCTCGGCGGCGAGGTGGTCAACGCCGACGCCATGCAGGTGTACCGCGGCATGGACATCGGTACGGCGAAAATCACCGCGGCGGAGCGGAACGGCGTACCGCATCATCTGCTCGACATTCTGGACGTCACCGAAACCGCGACCGTGGCCGAATTCCAGGAACTCGCCCGCACAGCGATCGACGACTGCCTCGACCGGCAGGTCGTACCGGTACTGGCCGGCGGCTCGGCGCTGTACGTCCGCGCGATCCTCGACGACTTCGTCTTTCCTGGTACCGACCCGGTGGTCCGCGCCCGCCTCGAGGCCGAACTGCACGCGCACGGCTCCGGCGCGCTGCACGCACAGTTGCGGGACAAGGACCCGAAGGCGGCCGAGCAGATCCTGCCGAGCAACGGCCGGCGGATCGTCCGCGCGCTCGAGGTCATCGAGATCACCGGCGGCCCGTACGTCGCCACGCTGCCCGAGCACCACTACGTGTACGAGGGCGCGGTCCAGCTCGGGCTCGACGTACCGCGCCCGGTGCTGGACGAGCGGATCGACCGCCGGGTGGACCGGATGTTCGACGCCGGATTCGTGGCCGAGGTGCGAGGTCTGCTGGACGAGGGTTTGATGGAGGGGAAGACCGCCAACCGCGCACTCGGATATTCGCAGGTGATCGCGTTGCTGAACGGTGAGATCGACGAGGCCCAAGCCCGGGAGCGGACCGCCCAGGCCACCCGGCGGTTCGCGCGCCGGCAGGATTCCTGGTTCCGCAAGGACCCGCGGATCACCTGGCTGCCGTACGACGCGCCCGATCTGCCCGACTTGGCGATGGAAGTGATAGCCCGAGGCAACCGCACGAGGCCCGCCGGCGTAGTCGAGGTGACACAAGGCCCAGGGGCCGTCGATGCGAGGGGGTGA
- a CDS encoding antitoxin codes for MGIFDKFKGKAEDLKDKATDLVDGHGDKVGEGLDKAGDFVDEKTGGKYGDQIDSGVTKAKDGLDNLDGQDDDIPNNPPA; via the coding sequence ATGGGCATCTTCGACAAGTTCAAGGGCAAGGCCGAGGACTTGAAGGACAAGGCCACCGACCTGGTCGACGGCCACGGCGACAAGGTCGGCGAAGGCCTGGACAAGGCCGGCGACTTCGTCGACGAGAAGACGGGCGGCAAGTACGGCGACCAGATCGACTCCGGTGTCACGAAGGCCAAGGACGGCCTGGACAACCTGGACGGCCAGGACGACGACATCCCGAACAACCCGCCCGCCTGA
- a CDS encoding GNAT family N-acetyltransferase — MVALDQLTVRALSADTWDAFAALAERHNGVWGGCWCTWFHTMHNEKTFDAVSNRDTKHRLVLEGRAHAALVFDGELAVGWLEYGSPVELPNIYHRKEYEAGLERLPDYRLTCFFTDRNYRRQGVSAVALRGALSLIADAGGGLVEAYPQDTAGKKITASFLYNGTRSLFEQAGFTYQRPKGKNHCVMTRTV, encoded by the coding sequence ATGGTGGCACTCGATCAACTGACGGTGCGGGCGCTGTCGGCGGACACATGGGACGCGTTCGCGGCGCTCGCGGAACGACACAACGGGGTGTGGGGCGGGTGCTGGTGCACGTGGTTCCACACCATGCACAACGAGAAGACCTTCGACGCCGTGAGCAACCGCGACACGAAGCACCGGCTCGTGCTCGAAGGTCGCGCGCACGCGGCGCTGGTGTTCGACGGGGAACTCGCGGTCGGTTGGCTCGAGTACGGGTCGCCGGTGGAACTGCCGAACATCTACCACCGCAAGGAGTACGAGGCGGGGCTGGAACGGCTGCCGGACTACCGGCTGACCTGCTTCTTCACCGACCGCAACTACCGCCGCCAGGGCGTCTCCGCCGTCGCCCTCCGCGGCGCCCTCTCCCTGATCGCCGATGCCGGCGGTGGATTGGTCGAGGCCTACCCGCAAGACACCGCCGGCAAGAAGATCACCGCCTCGTTCCTCTACAACGGCACCCGCTCCCTCTTCGAACAAGCCGGCTTCACCTACCAACGCCCCAAGGGCAAGAACCACTGCGTCATGACGAGGACCGTGTGA
- a CDS encoding GNAT family N-acetyltransferase: MNRIPEVSFRAVSLTTTSRFAEASELYREVFGYDDPVYGLNPRLLGALASNGGSVVGILDESDQLVAFAYGFCATDRRGFYHYSQSAVVAAAHQGHGLGRMLKHAQKEVALSHGLSRMRWTYDPAQLRNAHFNLDVLGARGRWFAPDMYGPGTDRVIVEWDLTREHPVPPEPVAELAVPTTDLRRSFEELLGKGLVAVSCKGRPDGTGVYYFGPADDA; encoded by the coding sequence ATGAATCGTATCCCTGAGGTGAGCTTCCGTGCGGTCTCGCTCACCACGACGTCGCGGTTCGCCGAGGCGTCGGAGCTCTACCGCGAGGTGTTCGGGTACGACGACCCGGTGTACGGGCTGAATCCGCGGCTGCTCGGGGCGCTCGCCAGCAACGGCGGCTCGGTGGTCGGCATCCTCGACGAGAGCGATCAGCTGGTCGCGTTTGCGTACGGGTTCTGCGCGACCGACCGGCGCGGTTTCTACCACTACTCGCAGTCCGCCGTGGTGGCTGCCGCACACCAGGGCCACGGCCTCGGCCGGATGCTCAAGCACGCGCAGAAGGAAGTTGCCCTCAGCCACGGTCTGTCGCGGATGCGCTGGACCTACGATCCGGCGCAGCTCCGCAACGCGCACTTCAACCTCGACGTGCTCGGCGCCCGCGGCCGCTGGTTCGCTCCCGACATGTACGGTCCCGGGACGGATCGCGTCATCGTCGAGTGGGACCTGACCCGCGAGCACCCGGTGCCGCCCGAGCCGGTCGCGGAGTTGGCCGTACCAACGACCGACCTGCGCCGGTCGTTCGAGGAGCTGCTCGGCAAGGGGCTGGTCGCGGTCTCGTGCAAGGGGCGTCCGGACGGCACCGGTGTCTACTACTTCGGACCGGCCGACGATGCGTGA
- the menC gene encoding o-succinylbenzoate synthase, with protein MSTELKVIAARLYRVRMPLVHAFQTSSHRKAYLDHILVELQDESGAIGWGEIASSSDPYYAPETVETCWHIASRYLLPAVIGRRWTHPAELAAGWSKVRGNNFAKAGADTAAWTLWAEVRQLPLATVLGGKRTEVVAGVSLGIEPTIDDLLVQVQQQVDAGYPRVKLKIAPDWDVEPVRAVRSAYPELDLHVDANGIYTADELDRLVKLDDFGLTMIEQPFTPRDLLTHAELQHRIHTPVCLDESIETVADLETALKLEALQILNIKVSRMGGLTAAVAAHDRAQDAGVAVWCGGMHEFGIGRLANVALSSLPGFTLPSDVSASEKYYARDIVQPAVTAVGGVVQVPEGNGLGHPIDREFIAANTVEEFALGPGQE; from the coding sequence ATGTCAACTGAACTGAAGGTGATCGCGGCCCGGCTGTATCGGGTGCGGATGCCGCTGGTGCACGCCTTCCAGACCAGCTCCCACCGCAAGGCCTACCTCGACCACATCCTGGTGGAACTGCAGGACGAGTCCGGCGCGATCGGCTGGGGCGAGATCGCGTCCTCCTCCGACCCGTACTACGCCCCCGAAACCGTCGAGACCTGCTGGCACATAGCCTCCCGCTACCTACTACCCGCGGTGATCGGCCGGCGTTGGACCCATCCCGCCGAGTTGGCCGCCGGATGGTCCAAGGTCCGCGGCAACAACTTCGCCAAGGCCGGCGCGGACACCGCCGCCTGGACGCTCTGGGCCGAGGTCCGGCAATTGCCCCTAGCAACAGTCCTGGGCGGAAAGCGCACCGAGGTCGTCGCGGGTGTTTCGCTGGGGATCGAGCCGACGATCGACGACCTGCTCGTCCAGGTGCAGCAGCAGGTCGACGCCGGCTACCCGAGAGTCAAGCTCAAGATCGCCCCGGACTGGGATGTAGAACCGGTGCGGGCGGTGCGGTCGGCGTACCCGGAGCTGGATCTGCACGTGGATGCCAACGGCATCTATACCGCTGACGAGCTGGACCGGTTGGTGAAGCTGGACGACTTCGGGTTGACGATGATCGAGCAACCGTTCACCCCGCGCGACCTGCTCACCCATGCCGAACTGCAGCACCGGATCCACACCCCCGTCTGCCTCGACGAGAGCATCGAGACGGTCGCCGACCTGGAGACAGCGCTGAAGCTAGAAGCGCTGCAGATCCTCAACATCAAGGTGTCGCGGATGGGTGGCCTGACCGCGGCCGTGGCGGCGCATGATCGGGCGCAGGACGCCGGGGTCGCCGTCTGGTGCGGGGGCATGCACGAGTTCGGGATCGGCCGGCTCGCGAACGTCGCCCTCTCCAGTCTCCCCGGCTTCACCCTCCCATCGGACGTGTCCGCCTCGGAGAAGTACTACGCCCGGGACATCGTCCAGCCCGCCGTGACCGCCGTCGGCGGGGTCGTCCAGGTACCGGAGGGGAACGGGCTCGGGCATCCGATCGACCGGGAGTTCATCGCCGCCAACACGGTCGAGGAATTCGCGCTCGGCCCAGGACAGGAGTGA